Part of the Tenacibaculum sp. SZ-18 genome, GATTTGAAATATCTGAATCTAAAAGTGGGTTGTTTTTCATTTCATAGCTCTCTACTCTTTCTGCGAAAACATAAATACTTCCTGTTAGCAGTGGTATTACTGCTAGCTTTTTTAGCCAATTATTGACTTTTGATGTTCGTGTGCTCATCATAACTAATCGTTTTTTTGTTAATGAATAATTCAAATTACTGGCCAAGTAATAATCGTTGTTCCAAGTAGCTTTATTTAATAACAAATGCTGATACTCAGAAATATTTTTATGAAGGTGAATCACCTTGTTATCTGCAATAAACTCGTGGTTGAGTTGAATAAGTTTCTTCAAAAAGTAGAATAAAGGATTGAACCAAAATATTATTTTCAATAGTTCAATTACTAATACATCAATTGTATGTCGTTGTGTAACATGTGTCAATTCATGTGTAAGTAACTCTTCTTCTAACTTTTTGTTTGTATATTCTTCTTTATTGATGAAAATGTAATTCCAAAATGTGTGCGGACTGATGAAGTCTTCAACTAAAACAAGCGTAGCATTATTAATCTTGATTTTAGTATGCTGTTTTATCTTTAATATAATTTTAGATAGGTTTACGATGAAACGAATAAAAAAGACTGTTGAAATAGTTAGAGACAAGATTCCAGCAATTGTCCAATAACTAATTTCTTTTTGCTGTTGAAGTATCTCCCCATTTAATAACTCTTCGTCAAAATCAAGTGGAAAATCTAACGTTTCAACTGGTATGTAAATATTAATTACATAAAGAGGAGCTAAAAATGAAAATAGAATAATTCCCAATAAATATGCACGATTGAATTGATGCATTTTTTCTTTTTCTAATACAAGCTTGTAAAATACAAGTAAGAGTAGTAGGCAAATTGACGATTTAATTAAATAAGCAATCATTTCTTTTGTTCTTTAATTTGATTGTCAATAATCTTACGTAATTCTTCAAGTTCAATTACAGATAAATCTGTCTCTTTTGTGAAGAAAGAAGCAAATTGGCTTGCAGAATCGTTGAAGAAATTTTTAATTAAGCCATTTACATGTTTAGAGAAATAATCTGATTTTTTAACTAATGGATAATATTCTCTTGACTTTCCATACAACTTGTAGTCAATAAAACCTTTATCTCGCATTCTTTTTAAAAGAGTTGCGACAGTCGTTGTTGCTGGTTTTGGTTCTGGAAATTCTGAAAGGATATCTTTCATAAAACCTTTCTTTAGTTTCCATAATAATTGCATTAATTGTTCTTCGGTTTTACTTAACTGCATTTCTACATTGTTAGAATTATCTCTACAAATGTAGAAATAAAAATTTAATTCTACAACTGTAGAGTAAAAAATATAGAATATAATTTCTAGTCTATACTGATTTAAACTTAATTAGGAGTCTCTTTAACCCAAGTGAAGGGTCGATTTATAAGTGGAAATTCTTTTAAATTTATGGCTTTTAGATGAATCGAGAGTGTGTCTCCGTAGAAGGTTCCTTCTAATGATAAATTATTATTATTTCTAAAAGTTTTAAATGGGGAGTGGTCTACGCTATCTATTCTTCTGAAGATATCCAATTCATGTTTGATGCTATCATATTCTGCATTATACCATTTTGATTTATTGTTCATTAATTTAATTGAAGCAATACCTTTTTTGTCAAAAATTAGATATCGCCATCTGGTGGAATCTGTTAAAATTGGAGGTTTATTTTCTCCATTTATTTCAAAATTTGAGACTTCCCAAATACCATATAATTCAGACTTTTCTCTTTTATCACCAAATTTCCTTTCGCTTGTGTAGCCTTGATAGGTCATGGTTGAAAGAAAAATAATAAC contains:
- a CDS encoding BlaI/MecI/CopY family transcriptional regulator: MQLSKTEEQLMQLLWKLKKGFMKDILSEFPEPKPATTTVATLLKRMRDKGFIDYKLYGKSREYYPLVKKSDYFSKHVNGLIKNFFNDSASQFASFFTKETDLSVIELEELRKIIDNQIKEQKK